One stretch of Daphnia pulicaria isolate SC F1-1A chromosome 8, SC_F0-13Bv2, whole genome shotgun sequence DNA includes these proteins:
- the LOC124311196 gene encoding two pore potassium channel protein sup-9-like codes for MKRQNVRTLSLVVCTFTYLLVGAAVFDALESDTEEKRHQVTDEMRSYFLDRYNISDPDYKLIETVILESRPHKAGPQWKFSGAFYFSVVVVALIGYGHSTPATLSGKAFCIAYAMIGIPLGIFMFQSIGERLNKLISILIRNVKAICKLKKTEATEIDLMAVTGFLSSLILMTGAAVFSRYEGWTYLDSFYYCFVTLTTIGFGDFVALQNDRALTNRPGYVAFSLVFILFGLAVVAGCMNLLVLRFMTMNAEDVKRDDAMDVASYRGGLSLDGDTINFTNGFSNGNKFSAASEIKGPDNAFESDQVSVCSCTGCSCFGNRTTNIFGFNDDNYSITKSRGRKNSWAMQIHVQEKHRIWRYPNWRRRSSSINRSGSRLSSRLTFGIDSVWGQQDTRPLPPPSRSRDMNDVYNNFKSEFCFNGREKRASI; via the exons ATGAAGCGACAAAATGTCCGAACTTTGTCACTGGTGGTGTGCACATTTACCTATTTGCTGGTGGGAGCAGCAGTTTTCGACGCTCTCGAATCGGACACGGAAGAAAAACGTCATCAAGTAACCGATG AAATGAGGAGTTACTTTTTGGATCGATACAATATTAGTGATCCCGATTACAAACTCATCGAAACGGTCATACTCGAAAGTAGACCTCACAAAGCTGGGCCTCAGTGGAAGTTTTCTGGAGCGTTCTATTTTTCGGTCGTAGTTGTAGCGCTGATTG GATATGGGCATTCGACACCGGCAACTCTAAGCGGAAAGGCATTCTGCATCGCTTACGCCATGATAGGCATTCCATTGGGCATTTTCATGTTTCAAAGTATCGGCGAgcgtttaaataaattaatctCAATACTCATCCGCAACGTCAAAGCCATTTGCAAGCTGAAAAAGACCGAAGCAACCGAAATCGATTTGATGGCTGTAACAGGTTTCCTGTCGTCGCTCATCCTAATGACAGGGGCAGCCGTTTTCAGTCGCTACGAAGGATGGACTTACCTGGACAGCTTTTACTACTGCTTCGTCACTTTGACAACGATTGGATTTGGCGACTTTGTCGCTCTACAAAATGATCGTGCACTTACCAATCGCCCTGGTTACGTTGCCTTCTCGCTGGTCTTCATCCTGTTTGGATTGGCAGTTGTTGCCGGTTGCATGAACTTGCTGGTTCTTCGCTTCATGACGATGAACGCCGAGGATGTCAAACGAGATGACGCAATGGATGTCGCCTCTTATCGCGGCGGGCTAAGTCTTGATGGCGATACAATCAACTTCACGAACGGATTCAGCaacggaaataaattttcagcAGCCAGCGAGATAAAAGGACCCGATAATGCTTTCGAGTCTGATCAAGTTTCGGTCTGTTCGTGCACCGGATGCTCCTGTTTTGGCAACAGGACCACCAACATCTTTGGCTTCAACGATGATAACTATTCCATCACCAAAAGCAGAGGCCGAAAGAACAGTTGGGCAATGCAGATACATGTACAGGAAAAGCATCGTATTTGGCGCTATCCTAATTGGCGCCGACGCAGCTCTTCGATTAATCGCAGTGGAAGTCGCCTATCATCAAGACTCACATTTGGAATCGACTCTGTCTGGGGCCAGCAAGACACACGACCCCTTCCGCCTCCATCCAGGAGTCGTGATATGAACGACGTCTACAATAATTTCAAAAGCgaattctgttttaatggtagaGAAAAACGAGCAtcgatttaa
- the LOC124311410 gene encoding flavin reductase (NADPH)-like: MMSKVIEKVGIFGATGQTGLCCIEHALKKGVKVTALVRDLSRLPEDIAPKINVINGNSTIKEDVLKAVEGQDAIIVTLGTRHELGFTTVMSDSLKLILDTMCETGVKPISVCLSSFLFMDPERVPQRFAEINADHKRMLDILQSPKYESLDWVAVLPPHIANEPSSNNQFKVNHGSSPGRQIPKWDLGQFMVECLNEPEHHHQLCGLAFPTLP; encoded by the exons ATGATGTCCAAAGTTATTGAGAAGGTTGGAATTTTTGGTGCCACAGGACAAACAGGATTATGCTGCATAGAACATGCACTTAAAAAAG GTGTCAAAGTGACTGCTTTGGTTCGTGATCTTAGCCGTCTTCCTGAGGATATTGCACCCAAGATCAATGTCATAAATGGAAATAGCACTATCAAAGAAGATGTATTGAAAGCTGTTGAAGGACAAGATGCTATCATTGTGACATTGGGAACTAGACATGAGCTCG GTTTTACAACTGTAATGTCAGACAGCCTAAAGCTGATTCTTGACACAATGTGTGAAACAGGAGTAAAGCCCATCTCAGTGTGCTTGTCAT cTTTCCTCTTCATGGATCCGGAACGAGTTCCTCAGCGGTTTGCAGAGATTAACGCGGATCACAAAAGAATGCTGGATATCCTACAATCTCCAAAATATGAATCTCTTGACTGGGTTGCCGTTTTACCTCCCCACATCGCGAATGAGCCAAGCAGCAACAACCAATTCAAAGTCAATCATGGTTCGTCTCCGGGACGCCAAATTCCTAAATGGGATTTGGGTCAGTTTATGGTTGAATGCTTGAACGAACCcgaacaccaccaccaactgTGCGGTTTGGCTTTTCCTACCTTGCCGTAG
- the LOC124311046 gene encoding sodium-dependent nutrient amino acid transporter 1-like: MSTKSSNSSEQSAGFVNHAFDDGSPDGNMCEKNIDTEAPAVIITQNEGEDQPERENWDSPVEFLLSCISMSVGLGNIWRFPFVAYENGGGAFLIPYLIVLVFIGRPLYFLEMILGQFSSSGSVKIWDCVPFAKGIGYGQALATWCVVTYYCVLMALAFFYLFASFQAVLPWTECDPEWATENCYSTTANLSMANLTNTSVSSAEEYFYIYVLKKIPNMDNGIGTPDWRLTLCLLLCWILVFAMLAKGVSSSGKVAYFTALFPYVVLITLLIRGCTLPGAGDGILYFITPDWEKVLTPDVWYAAVTQCFFSLSVGFGPISTFSSYNPFRHPIYRDSTIVSFADTFTSILAGVTIFSILGNLAYETNQPIENVVQGGTGLAFISYPEAISKFDAVPQLFAVLFFLMLITLAIGSASGLAGCIITILSDDLPHIPRWIVTAFVCAASFLIGLVYVTPGGQYILDLVDYFGGGFIIYIMVIAETVAVCWIYGLKQIVKDIRYMLGFGLGIYWKFTWCFLIPIALAVIFIYAMIVYEPLKTDDGEPYPPAANAAGWVLAAIAILQIPIWGALVVRKQQGNNWIQRFEASLRPAAEWGPKNPGIKRDWLEYNKQPVRFSWIPNPKWTRSCKSH, encoded by the exons ATGTCTACAAAGTCGTCTAATTCA TCTGAACAAAGCGCTGGCTTCGTCAATCACGCATTTGACGATGGTTCACCTGATGGCAATATGTGCGAAAAGAATATTGACACGGAAGCTCCCGCAGTGATAATAACACAA AATGAAGGTGAAGATCaaccggaacgagaaaattgggACAGTCCTGTAGAGTTTCTTCTCTCTTGTATTTCAATGTCGGTCGGATTGGGTAACATTTGGCGGTTTCCGTTCGTTGCCTATGAGAATGGAGGTGGTGCTTTCTTAATTCCATACCTAATCGTGCTGGTCTTTATTGGACGGCCACTTTATTTCCTCGAGATGATCCTTGGACAATTTTCAAGTTCAGGATCCGTCAAAATTTGGGACTGTGTACCATTTGCTAAAG GTATCGGATACGGACAAGCGTTGGCTACCTGGTGTGTCGTCACTTACTACTGTGTCTTGATGGCCTTGGCCTTTTTTTACCTCTTTGCTTCATTCCAAGCTGTTTTGCCCTGGACTGAATGCGATCCTGAATGGGCAACTGAAAATTGCTACAGTACCACAGCTAATCTATCGATGGCTAATCTGACTAACACTAGTGTGTCCAGTGCCGAAGAATATTTCTA CATTTATGTCCTGAAGAAAATTCCCAATATGGATAATGGCATCGGGACTCCAGATTGGCGACTAACTTTGTGTCTCCTGCTGTGCTGGATTTTAGTATTCGCAATGCTCGCCAAAGGAGT ATCCTCGTCAGGAAAGGTGGCTTATTTCACAGCCCTTTTTCCTTATGTCGTACTTATCACGCTTCTTATACGAGGTTGCACTTTACCCGGAGCAGGTGACGGCATCTTGTACTTTATCACACCTGACTGGGAAAAAGTTTTAACACCAGAT GTTTGGTACGCAGCTGTGACGCAGTGTTTCTTCTCTTTGTCGGTTGGCTTTGGACcgatttcaactttttccagCTACAACCCATTCCGCCATCCGATTTACAG AGATTCAACTATCGTCAGCTTTGCGGATACTTTTACCAGCATTCTGGCTGGAGTCACCATTTTCTCAATTCTTGGCAATTTAGCTTACGAAACAAATCAACCCATCGAAAATGTCGTTCAAGGTGGAACCGGGTTAGCTTTCATTTCGTATCCGGAAGCTATATCGAAATTTGATGCAGTCCCTCAG TTATTCGCCGTGCTCTTCTTTTTGATGCTGATTACTCTTGCGATCGGAAGCGCATCCGGACTTGCCGGATGTATTATTACTATACTGTCTGATGATTTACCACACATTCCCCGTTGGATTGTCACTGCATTTGTTTGCGCCGCCAGCTTCCTCATTGGACTTGTTTACGTTACTCCG GGAGGCCAGTATATCCTGGATTTGGTGGATTATTTTGGCGGAGGATTCATCATTTACA TTATGGTAATCGCTGAAACTGTTGCTGTCTGTTGGATTTATG GACTCAAGCAAATAGTCAAAGATATTCGCTACATGTTGGGATTCGGACTGGGAATTTATTGGAAATTCACATGGTGCTTTTTAATCCCAATTGCTCTAGCGGTTATCTTTATCTATGCT ATGATTGTTTATGAACCGTTGAAGACTGACGATGGAGAACCTTACCCTCCCGCCGCAAACG CTGCTGGGTGGGTATTGGCTGCTATTGCCATACTTCAAATTCCGATATGGGGAGCTTTAGTTGTTCGCAAACAGCAAGGAAATAACTGGATTCAG CGATTCGAAGCTAGTCTTCGGCCTGCAGCTGAATGGGGACCCAAAAATCCTGGAATCAAACGTGACTGGTTAGAATACAATAAGCAACCTGTAAGATTCTCATGGATTCCCAATCCCAAGTGGACCAGAAGCTGTAAATCGCACTAG
- the LOC124311949 gene encoding uncharacterized protein LOC124311949 yields the protein MPNSDLPAQISRIESNGSMELPLLPQFGRIETTGLVDNPTVPAQTVETEENGCMDNSVPAQSTGIKKTGMGSEQIMDIESSRPLFCQRDLGNLDPKTEGLVTGKCDVTPESEKTVLVGTDISVTCPENKFCISLPQVVKRGNKKTCIDNFSLLCKELGRDLRHVSSFILSELGASGVLTKDDYPSLVLSSPGRGYISHKKIEDILRLYALEYVLCRECHSPDTILKQDDNKCFILECDSWVTCGAVCSVAPIKCKKRVQRA from the coding sequence ATGCCGAATTCCGATCTTCCGGCGCAGATCTCTAGAATAGAGTCAAATGGATCAATGGAGCTTCCTCTTCTGCCGCAGTTTGGTAGGATTGAGACGACTGGACTTGTGGATAACCCAACTGTTCCGGCGCAGACCGTCGAAACAGAGGAAAATGGATGTATGGATAACTCTGTTCCAGCGCAGAGCACCGGGATCAAGAAAACGGGCATGGGATCTGAACAGATTATGGATATTGAATCCTCCCGGCCACTCTTTTGTCAGCGCGACTTGGGAAACCTCGATCCTAAAACCGAAGGACTTGTCACCGGCAAATGTGACGTAACTCCTGAGTCGGAAAAGACCGTGTTGGTCGGAACTGACATTTCCGTCACTTGTCCTGAGAACAAGTTTTGCATTAGTCTTCCTCAGGTCGTAAAACgaggaaataagaaaacttgCATCGACAACTTTTCACTGCTTTGCAAAGAACTTGGTAGAGATCTACGCCACGTATCATCGTTTATCCTATCCGAGTTAGGAGCTAGTGGAGTTCTAACCAAAGATGACTACCCGTCTCTCGTGCTGTCTTCCCCAGGAAGAGGATACATCAGTCATAAGAAGATTGAAGACATTTTGCGTCTCTATGCGTTGGAATACGTCTTGTGTCGCGAATGCCACTCTCCAGATACAATTCTCAAACAGGACGATAACAAGTGTTTCATTCTTGAGTGTGATTCGTGGGTTACTTGCGGTGCAGTATGCTCAGTGGCACCCATTAAATGCAAGAAGCGTGTTCAAAGAGCCTAA
- the LOC124311950 gene encoding uncharacterized protein LOC124311950 produces the protein MNLSRSNRLGFRFHRIAQLSSAIGLMSRKCAGVPLNYGLSPALLLTDETPIRRCLCVSKRISEIDPTHHCCLSSESIMMLPVHYVQGKFTHLELPNDLPDNLAAIRQMQQNDRALMDKVTRAFVSYKHFYVKHECSVLLELKVPNLRCALILLLFDTSY, from the exons ATGAATTTGTCACGGTCAAATCGACTTGGTTTCCGCTTCCATCGCATCGCTCAGCTCTCATCTGCTATTGGATTAATGTCCAG GAAATGTGCCGGCGTCCCTCTCAACTACGGATTATCCCCTGCGCTCCTGCTGACGGACGAGACGCCAATAAGAAGGTGTCTATGCGTAAGCAAACGAATATCTGAGATTGATCCTACACATCACTGCTGCCTTTCTTCAG AATCGATTATGATGTTGCCCGTACATTATGTTCAGGGGAAGTTTACCCATCTGGAATTACCTAATGACCTGCCCGATAACTTGGCTGCAATTCGACAAATGCAGCAGAACGATCGCGCATTGATGGACAAGGTCACTAGAGCGTTTGTTTCTTACAAACACTTTTACGTCAAACACGAATGTTCCGTTCTACTTGAGTTAAAGGTACCTAATTTACGGTGCGCCTTGATTTTATTACTTTTCGATACCTCTTATTGA